One Vibrio sp. 16 genomic window carries:
- a CDS encoding glycosyltransferase family 4 protein has translation MSNNTPTSVWLIIDSLTFGGIESHVIELAKGLKHFGVDVKVWLVRAYQQPSPLYDKLAALDIPCDYLTNQKGKAFANLLKLVKRHRPNVLHAHGYKASLLCKLTKLFTGIRQISTYHAGETPTGWVKLYDLLDRYSAMISSTSIAVSAPISDKLPVTAKRFNNFIDTGTVTPSSGKQTAFVGRLSHEKAADRFVRLAQSLPQRQFDIYGTGPDESKLQQIAPPNVTFNGHQTNMNAVWEQIDVLIICSRFEGLPMTALEAMARGIIVMAVNVGSLDTLLNHQQNGYLFDDFDQLSEFYHHWIELPSPDSESIRQNAKQTVQDAFSQQAVIPQLLDAYQS, from the coding sequence ATGAGCAACAATACACCGACTAGTGTTTGGTTGATTATCGACAGCTTAACCTTTGGCGGGATCGAGAGTCACGTTATCGAGCTCGCCAAAGGGTTGAAACATTTCGGTGTCGATGTCAAAGTTTGGTTAGTCCGCGCATATCAACAACCCTCACCTTTGTATGACAAACTAGCAGCACTCGATATTCCATGTGACTATTTAACCAATCAAAAGGGGAAAGCGTTCGCGAACCTGTTGAAGTTGGTTAAACGTCATCGCCCTAACGTTCTCCACGCTCACGGCTATAAAGCGAGCTTGCTGTGTAAACTCACTAAACTGTTCACTGGAATCCGCCAAATCTCTACTTATCATGCAGGGGAAACGCCAACCGGTTGGGTAAAACTCTATGACCTTCTCGATCGATACTCCGCAATGATTTCATCGACCTCCATTGCCGTCAGTGCGCCTATCAGCGATAAGCTTCCTGTTACCGCAAAGCGATTTAACAACTTCATTGATACTGGTACCGTTACTCCCTCATCAGGAAAGCAAACCGCGTTTGTTGGTCGACTAAGTCATGAAAAAGCCGCCGATCGCTTTGTCAGGCTTGCTCAGTCTCTACCTCAACGCCAATTTGATATTTATGGCACTGGACCAGACGAAAGCAAGCTGCAACAAATCGCCCCACCTAACGTCACGTTCAATGGGCACCAAACCAACATGAACGCCGTTTGGGAGCAGATTGATGTCCTCATTATCTGTTCTCGATTTGAAGGGCTACCAATGACGGCACTAGAAGCAATGGCGCGAGGAATCATTGTAATGGCAGTGAACGTTGGCAGTTTGGACACTCTGCTCAATCATCAGCAAAACGGCTACCTGTTTGATGACTTTGACCAATTGTCCGAGTTTTATCACCACTGGATTGAACTCCCCTCTCCAGATAGCGAATCTATTCGACAAAATGCCAAACAAACCGTTCAAGACGCTTTCTCTCAACAAGCGGTAATCCCGCAACTTTTAGACGCCTACCAAAGCTGA
- a CDS encoding sigma-54-dependent transcriptional regulator, producing the protein MKPKVLLIEDSTSLAILYKQYIKDEPYDLFHVETGREAIAFIERNVPQLVILDLKLPDMDGEDILDWINEQQIPTSVIVATAHGSVNVAVSLVQKGAKDFLEKPINADRLKTSINLHLQQVKLEHLVEDIETKFDRNRFHGFIGSSLPMQGVYKIIDSVAPTTASVFIVGESGTGKEVCAEAIHKESKRSDKPFVAINCGAIPKDLMESEIFGHVKGAFTGATTDRKGAASQAHGGTLFLDELCEMDLEMQKKLLRFLQTGTFTPLGGSREVKVDVRIICATNREPLVEVEEGRFREDLYYRVHVVPVDMPPLRERGNDIVTLANHFLKLYAKEDGKQFRAINRDAETLLKRYRWPGNVRQLQNIIRNIVVLNDDTKLTVDHLPEQVRQSTAAKNNRTAPPPTPLSVEASPAEPIIDEIESTYTPSQAADNPPTHIRPMWQIEREAIQQAIDYCDGNVLNAAVLLELSPSTVYRKKQAWEAEDEQQYTD; encoded by the coding sequence ATGAAACCAAAAGTATTACTTATTGAAGACTCAACGTCGCTCGCTATTTTGTACAAGCAGTACATCAAAGATGAACCCTATGACCTGTTCCATGTTGAAACGGGTCGCGAAGCCATCGCCTTTATTGAACGAAATGTTCCTCAGCTCGTTATTCTCGATCTTAAGCTGCCAGACATGGATGGCGAAGACATCTTGGATTGGATCAACGAACAGCAAATCCCAACTTCCGTGATTGTCGCTACCGCACATGGTTCAGTAAATGTCGCCGTTAGCCTAGTGCAAAAAGGGGCGAAAGACTTCCTTGAAAAACCCATCAATGCAGACCGCCTGAAGACTTCCATCAACCTTCATTTGCAACAAGTGAAACTCGAGCACTTGGTGGAAGATATAGAAACGAAATTTGACCGAAACCGTTTCCACGGCTTTATCGGTTCCAGTTTGCCGATGCAAGGTGTTTACAAAATTATCGACTCGGTCGCACCGACCACCGCGAGTGTTTTCATCGTTGGTGAAAGTGGCACAGGTAAAGAGGTGTGCGCGGAAGCCATTCACAAAGAGAGCAAACGATCAGACAAACCGTTCGTTGCAATTAACTGCGGGGCGATCCCGAAAGATCTGATGGAAAGTGAAATTTTCGGCCATGTAAAAGGCGCATTCACGGGCGCAACGACAGACCGAAAAGGCGCAGCATCACAAGCCCACGGCGGTACGTTATTTTTAGACGAGCTTTGCGAAATGGATTTGGAGATGCAGAAGAAGTTACTGCGTTTTCTTCAAACTGGGACGTTTACGCCACTGGGTGGTAGTCGAGAGGTCAAAGTGGATGTCCGCATCATTTGCGCCACCAACCGAGAGCCCTTAGTTGAAGTTGAAGAAGGACGCTTTCGTGAAGACCTCTATTACCGAGTCCATGTCGTCCCTGTCGACATGCCACCACTGCGCGAACGCGGTAACGACATTGTCACGCTCGCTAACCATTTCTTGAAGCTGTACGCTAAAGAAGATGGCAAACAATTTAGAGCAATCAATCGCGATGCGGAAACCTTGCTCAAACGTTACCGTTGGCCAGGCAATGTTAGGCAACTGCAGAACATCATCCGCAATATTGTGGTATTAAATGATGATACCAAGCTCACGGTTGATCATTTGCCAGAGCAGGTTCGCCAATCCACAGCCGCTAAAAATAACAGAACTGCGCCACCACCGACGCCATTGTCTGTTGAAGCGTCCCCTGCTGAACCGATCATCGATGAAATAGAGAGCACGTATACCCCATCGCAAGCTGCAGACAATCCGCCAACGCATATTCGTCCAATGTGGCAGATTGAACGAGAAGCCATTCAACAAGCCATTGATTATTGCGATGGCAATGTTCTCAATGCAGCAGTTCTTTTGGAGTTAAGCCCATCGACGGTTTACCGCAAGAAGCAAGCATGGGAAGCAGAAGATGAGCAACAATACACCGACTAG
- a CDS encoding glycosyltransferase family 4 protein — MDKRPVTLIYDPIMFKGGSKVATSDALAQCNPQTQRFIVLTADKQYWQKSEFHQLHDAKICSLPLCKWTSQHHNGLLYWFEQLIATVVVLFFMVRFYQTSQLLGASGPGIDMPLYLVKKLTGKRVIQWVHGNVGLSRSIGYCLVNADAVFFLPSTKRSIQNAIEQYFWSSLNTGDVGALSELFIQSENYFETVNGITESRWPTPCQRDIPVGFWAASLLKWKGIDTLIDAVKLAHTLHPLPFNICYIQPQSTNMPVSNAPIELPHTQWHQDPIDLDEIRRQSNIFVSTSHNEPFGLSILEALAAGMCVLIPSDNAYWDQVLTHNENCVKYQPNDVDSLCDALLYVFNDKQAMQRCCQNGLDIAQQYKASVRYDTFARYLCRHSATVEQHA, encoded by the coding sequence ATGGATAAGCGCCCAGTAACTCTCATTTATGATCCCATCATGTTCAAAGGCGGCTCTAAAGTCGCCACCAGTGACGCGCTTGCGCAATGTAACCCTCAAACGCAGCGGTTTATCGTGTTAACCGCAGATAAGCAATACTGGCAAAAAAGTGAATTTCACCAGCTGCATGATGCAAAAATCTGCTCGCTGCCTCTTTGCAAATGGACCTCTCAACATCACAACGGGTTGCTTTACTGGTTTGAGCAACTGATCGCGACCGTTGTTGTTCTTTTTTTTATGGTGCGGTTTTACCAAACCTCGCAACTGCTTGGCGCGTCTGGTCCGGGGATCGACATGCCCCTTTATCTCGTCAAGAAGCTGACTGGCAAACGCGTGATTCAATGGGTTCACGGTAATGTCGGGCTTTCTCGCTCAATCGGTTATTGCCTCGTCAACGCTGATGCGGTCTTTTTCTTGCCGTCAACAAAGAGAAGCATTCAAAACGCCATCGAACAATACTTCTGGTCTAGCTTGAATACCGGTGACGTAGGTGCATTGTCTGAGCTTTTCATCCAATCTGAGAACTATTTTGAGACGGTTAACGGCATCACTGAATCACGCTGGCCCACTCCATGCCAGCGTGACATTCCTGTTGGGTTCTGGGCTGCGTCGCTATTGAAATGGAAAGGCATCGATACCTTAATCGACGCGGTAAAATTGGCTCACACTCTGCATCCGCTGCCGTTCAATATTTGCTACATTCAGCCACAAAGCACCAATATGCCTGTCTCAAACGCGCCTATTGAACTGCCCCACACCCAATGGCATCAAGACCCGATTGATCTAGATGAGATTCGTCGCCAGTCCAACATTTTTGTCTCGACCAGCCACAATGAGCCGTTTGGTTTATCGATTCTTGAAGCACTTGCGGCTGGGATGTGCGTGCTTATCCCCAGTGACAATGCTTATTGGGATCAAGTTCTGACTCATAACGAAAATTGCGTCAAATACCAGCCTAACGATGTTGACTCACTGTGCGATGCTCTGCTGTACGTGTTCAATGATAAGCAAGCAATGCAGCGTTGTTGTCAAAATGGTCTCGATATTGCGCAGCAATACAAGGCGTCGGTACGTTATGACA
- a CDS encoding glycosyltransferase, which translates to MAKKILFVHYGDNWIRGSERCLLDLVKYLDDRQYHPFIWTNNQTLSRQLDIMNIDNEVNQFPLLLGWKAPRFDAANWLNLIEYGCKIIERESIDLVHVNSAAPCQWMIAAAKIKHIPLVTQLHCSYIARDRLTLGINASPHIIAVSKHAAQSLLDDGYPKSNLSVVHNGIDTQALIDQPKVDIRQQLNISDDDFVFATVGSLIHRKGVDRIMTALRHLTLEHPNAHLVVIGDGPLRSNLESQAELLRLAHCIHFVGEKSNVVGWLKDCDAFISGARNEAFGLVIAEASLANIPVIAPYEGGIPEFVRHGETGLLYKNVGIRSMTKAMRLVIANPKLSAYLATKGYEHIIAHHDLEVTCRAIEKVYLNLWQNKPVRSIGVLSTFQPLKAVMARRFSLLGGQHG; encoded by the coding sequence ATGGCGAAGAAAATACTGTTTGTGCATTATGGTGATAATTGGATTCGTGGTAGCGAACGTTGCTTGCTAGATCTGGTGAAATATCTCGACGACCGCCAGTACCACCCATTTATTTGGACCAATAATCAAACCCTGTCTCGACAACTCGACATAATGAACATCGACAACGAGGTTAATCAGTTTCCGTTACTGCTTGGCTGGAAAGCCCCTCGTTTTGATGCTGCAAATTGGCTTAATCTAATCGAATACGGCTGCAAGATCATTGAGCGAGAGTCCATCGACCTTGTTCATGTCAACAGCGCCGCTCCCTGCCAATGGATGATAGCCGCCGCCAAAATCAAGCACATACCGCTTGTGACGCAACTGCATTGCAGCTACATCGCGCGAGACAGATTGACGCTTGGCATCAACGCCAGCCCACATATTATCGCGGTGAGTAAACATGCCGCGCAATCGTTACTCGATGATGGCTATCCGAAATCCAACCTATCCGTTGTGCATAACGGTATCGACACCCAAGCGCTCATTGACCAACCCAAGGTCGATATCCGTCAACAACTCAATATCTCTGACGATGACTTTGTGTTCGCCACCGTTGGCTCTTTGATTCACCGAAAAGGCGTTGACCGAATCATGACCGCGCTGAGGCATCTAACGTTGGAACATCCAAATGCCCACCTAGTTGTCATCGGTGATGGTCCACTGCGCAGTAACCTAGAGAGCCAAGCTGAGCTACTAAGACTCGCTCATTGCATTCACTTTGTCGGGGAAAAGAGCAATGTGGTCGGTTGGCTAAAAGATTGTGATGCATTCATAAGCGGAGCCCGCAATGAAGCGTTTGGCTTGGTGATCGCAGAAGCATCACTTGCCAACATTCCTGTGATAGCCCCGTACGAAGGAGGGATTCCCGAATTTGTACGCCATGGTGAAACAGGACTTCTGTATAAGAATGTCGGCATCCGAAGTATGACCAAAGCGATGCGCCTCGTGATAGCAAATCCGAAACTGAGCGCCTACTTGGCGACCAAAGGCTATGAACACATTATCGCTCATCATGACCTTGAAGTGACTTGTCGTGCGATCGAGAAAGTCTACCTAAACCTATGGCAAAACAAACCTGTTCGCTCGATCGGTGTTTTGAGTACCTTTCAGCCACTGAAAGCAGTGATGGCAAGACGTTTTAGTCTATTAGGAGGTCAACATGGATAA
- a CDS encoding response regulator yields MSIRTKTILGIAVIEIALLMVLTFYAMSFLSQSNEKQLIQRANGAATMFSHAAKNAVLSTDLATLNDLIDEFIQLEDVAYVRVLRNGREMAHAGDKDLLARQMIEDRSLDDVSDGIFDVRVPISVGTTEFATVDIGFETAPISAMLSEAKQAIIAIASIEVVLVALFSFVLGTYLTRSLTRLATAAHTLGQSGPGFQLNDQRPDELGDVARAFDSMSAKLEKDYIDLNTARADAEQASSSKSRFLASMSHEIRTPMNGVLGILNILEETNLTKEQQKLVNTATESGHFLLSVINDILDFTRMESNTLILENRPFDLHRCITSVTDSFYPTARAQGLVLHCYIEPAVPVMVLGDKNRVKQILLNLIGNAVKFTHEGSIRIHVSSIASESSHATIKCKISDTGIGISKNAIDYLFDEFTMVDQSYSRSKEGSGLGLAICKRLCNLMDGDVNVQSEPDVGSTFAFTIQLELADEESSTSESNENTKTAVRDDLAILVAEDNKANQLVIKEMFKRLNLKIDIAENGHQAVNQVKQYNYDLIFMDISMPKMDGIQACQAIRAMPDARSASTPIIALTAHSLAGDKEKFLACGMDDYISKPLRLSQLVEKIDLFTNKSITKATQASEDTSIVNMQQDVTLTDETSMPNIDTHPIEKDTINLELVDEAILQQMIEDTSADVIPLLIDHYLEESHQRLEKIYLAMDNKDKETLEFEAHTLGSSSLALGNRTLSNLARKIEHQCLDGQCQLAFELKEELQQVANDSLEALEQRKKKGFTESTK; encoded by the coding sequence ATGTCTATACGCACCAAAACCATCCTCGGCATCGCAGTGATCGAAATTGCGCTTCTTATGGTCCTGACCTTCTACGCCATGAGTTTCTTGTCGCAATCAAACGAAAAACAGTTGATACAGCGCGCAAATGGAGCCGCGACCATGTTCAGCCATGCCGCGAAAAATGCAGTATTGTCCACAGATCTCGCGACGCTTAATGATCTCATTGACGAGTTTATTCAACTTGAAGATGTGGCTTACGTCAGAGTACTGCGAAATGGCAGGGAAATGGCGCACGCTGGCGATAAAGATCTGCTGGCGCGCCAGATGATTGAAGACCGCTCACTAGATGACGTATCGGATGGTATTTTTGATGTTCGAGTCCCTATCAGTGTTGGAACAACGGAGTTCGCGACGGTCGATATCGGCTTTGAAACTGCGCCCATTAGTGCCATGTTGAGCGAGGCCAAACAAGCCATCATCGCCATTGCATCGATAGAAGTGGTGCTGGTGGCGCTATTTTCATTTGTTTTAGGTACCTACTTAACACGCAGTTTGACCCGCTTGGCAACGGCGGCACATACGCTTGGCCAAAGTGGACCGGGTTTCCAATTAAACGATCAACGCCCCGACGAACTGGGTGATGTGGCACGCGCTTTTGATAGCATGTCCGCCAAACTCGAGAAAGACTACATCGACCTAAACACCGCAAGAGCAGACGCGGAACAAGCGAGCAGCTCAAAAAGTCGTTTTCTCGCTTCAATGTCCCATGAAATTCGTACGCCCATGAATGGCGTGCTTGGTATTCTCAATATCCTAGAAGAGACAAACCTGACCAAAGAACAGCAGAAGCTCGTCAACACGGCCACCGAGTCTGGCCACTTTTTGCTCTCTGTCATTAACGATATTCTCGATTTCACCCGCATGGAGTCTAATACGCTGATCCTCGAAAACCGCCCTTTTGATTTACATCGCTGCATTACCAGTGTTACAGACAGTTTCTACCCGACAGCGCGAGCTCAAGGATTGGTGCTGCACTGCTACATTGAACCGGCCGTCCCCGTGATGGTGCTCGGAGACAAAAACCGAGTAAAACAGATCTTACTCAACCTAATTGGAAACGCCGTCAAATTTACCCATGAAGGCAGTATTCGCATCCATGTAAGCAGCATCGCTAGCGAAAGCAGTCATGCCACCATCAAGTGTAAGATTTCTGATACCGGAATCGGCATCAGCAAAAACGCCATCGATTATCTCTTCGATGAGTTCACCATGGTTGACCAGAGCTACTCTCGAAGCAAAGAAGGGTCAGGGCTTGGCTTAGCGATATGTAAAAGACTCTGTAATCTGATGGATGGGGACGTCAACGTACAGAGCGAACCCGATGTCGGCAGTACCTTCGCTTTCACCATCCAGCTAGAGCTCGCCGATGAAGAGTCCAGCACCAGCGAAAGCAACGAGAACACTAAAACGGCGGTACGAGATGATCTAGCCATCTTGGTTGCAGAAGACAACAAGGCCAACCAACTGGTAATTAAAGAGATGTTCAAACGGTTGAACCTAAAGATAGACATTGCCGAAAATGGGCACCAAGCCGTCAATCAAGTGAAACAATACAACTATGATTTGATTTTCATGGACATTTCCATGCCCAAAATGGATGGTATACAAGCTTGCCAAGCCATTCGAGCTATGCCAGATGCTCGCAGTGCCAGTACACCGATCATCGCTCTGACAGCGCACTCCCTCGCGGGCGACAAAGAAAAATTTTTGGCATGCGGCATGGACGATTACATTTCCAAACCCCTTCGCTTGTCACAACTTGTTGAAAAAATTGACCTATTTACCAATAAATCGATCACAAAGGCTACGCAAGCTAGCGAAGATACGTCTATAGTAAATATGCAACAGGACGTAACACTAACGGATGAAACATCAATGCCAAACATAGATACTCATCCTATCGAGAAGGACACTATTAATTTGGAACTCGTCGACGAAGCAATACTCCAGCAGATGATCGAAGATACCAGTGCGGATGTCATTCCTCTTCTGATCGACCACTATTTGGAAGAGTCCCACCAGCGTCTCGAAAAAATCTACCTTGCGATGGACAACAAAGACAAGGAAACGCTCGAGTTTGAAGCGCACACACTAGGCAGTTCTTCGCTTGCGCTCGGTAATAGAACGCTGTCGAATCTCGCACGGAAAATTGAGCACCAATGCTTAGATGGGCAGTGCCAACTTGCTTTCGAGCTAAAAGAAGAACTGCAGCAAGTGGCCAATGACTCACTCGAAGCCCTAGAACAACGAAAAAAGAAAGGATTCACTGAATCCACGAAATAA